The genome window cagtAGTGTGTTCTATGTTACTTTGGTGTTTTTAAACCATGTGGTGTAGTTAGACTCAATTTGCTTTCCATGTTCTTGACACCATTATCTATTCCCTTAATAGGTTCCAGAGGCGTCACGTTTAGTATTCCGTGCCCCTGCATCTTCTTTGGAATGCTGTTGTTTTATTAGCAATGATGACTTCTTATCCGGCTCTGATGATGGAAGTGTTGAGCTTTGGAGCATGCTGCGAAAGAAGCCTGTTTGCATAGTTAAGAATGCTCATCCTTTTTTGGCTGCACGCAAAAATGTTGAACAGAAGGATGGTGATAGAGTTCCGAATGGTCACATAggtaaatttaaataataactTTTGCTGGCTTCAAGTTTACTCTGTGTACACTTTTCTTCCCAGTCagtgaaaatatttatttgctGTTTAGCTGGTTTATCCATCTCTCTTTGCACGTTTGAATTAGCATAAAAAATTGTACTTGGGGAAAGGTAGATTAAAGCGTCCAGTTATCAATGTAATCTTGTTACACATGTTTTTAACCTGCCTTGGGTTTCTGGTTGACTTGTGTTCTAATGGGATGGTATTGAATTCTGCTGCACAGAAAATGGTGACCACACTTCTCAAAGTTATGATTGTTCATCAACATATTCTTGGATCAGTTCAGTCACTGTTTGCAGAGGCAGTGACCTTGCTGCATCAGGAGCTGGTAATGGCTCTGTTTGTTTATGGGCTGTTGAAAGTGAGAGCAAAGCCATGAAGCCCTTACACGACCTCCCTTTGGTATGCCAAAGCAATGACTACAAAACCTTGTTTGTGTCTTGTAAATCAAAAGTTAACAAGCTTTTTTCTACTCTTAATATTTTTGTGCCGTGCAGGTTGGATTTGTGAATTCTTTAGCTTTTGCAAAATCTGGTGGATTTCTAGTTGCAGGAGTTGGGAAGGTgacctctcttttcttttttcttcttcttcctaatCTTCCTATATAATCTTgcctttttccttctcttattcctttcattttctttgactGAAAGGATTGCTCAACTATAAGATTGAACTTTTGAAAGTGCATATGAAAgtttgaaatataaatatagcAGCAAACCTTGGAAGGGCTTAAAatgtttttcttaatttttcctGGGAAGGGCGGGGGTGGGGGTTTATAGACTTTACTATTTTCATCACTAGGTTTCTAATCCTGCGTCCATTTTCTTGAGTTGTGTTTCCATATCTACCCATATTGTTCACTTCATGAAAACAACGTCAGCTTCTAACATTGTGAATTACCTTTGCAACAGGAACCTCGACTAGGAAGGTGGGGACACATCTCATCTGCTCGGAATGGAATTGCAATTCATCCCCTTAAGCTTTCATCAGATGATACAGATAATTTTTAGCTCCCAATTTTGACAATCATACACTTGTGCATCTCCCAATTTTGACTACATTGAGTTGATAAGTCAGATGAAATGTTGTTCCTTCTGTTCAAAATTATATAGTTTAGCTTTACTTCCTTTTGTACTGTGACGTGGTGTGTACCTTTTTATCTATTTCATCTGACAAGGAGGCAGCGGAACATTTTTCAATCTGAATTAGAATCCGAAATTCAATTGTAGAAAGTGATGTAAAATTGTTGAGACCTAAATTAGCAGCCTATGGCGCATGCTTATCGAATGGCAAGGCTGGAAGGGCAATGTCAAATTGGTATTCCTTGATGTTAAATATtagttaaatatttttttcagcCATGGCTCCACTATTACTCAtcttttcaagtttttattttatttatttatttttggtaataTAAGctccatttattttttttaacagaataaaataaaatgatatttggTATTCAAggaagtttaaattttattaagtGTCGAATTGCCACATAGAccattaaattcaaatttaattgtTCACTGTAAGCAAATAGGATCATTGGAAGCCAAATCTGGCCCATGACTGAAATTAGAACATCCTTGGTATAAGCAAGGGGTTTTCAACTTTAAGTAAATTCATGCTCTTCTGATTATGACCtgaaatatttataaataaaaaaaccaatcaTCTGAAAAATAATGCTGTGTTTTAAACTGAATATGAAGGGTGTCTCAATTGTAAAGTTGGAAACGCCAAGAAAAAGCATCAAACTCAATGAAACTCATttccaaaatcaaattttcatattcagAGAATGGGAGAGGAAGAGGGAGTGGGAGAGGGCAACTATATATATTGACAGGTCCTTGCTAAAGATACATGCAGCatgtgaaaaaataaatccaaattcTGTAACACCTAGCTTTAGACAATTGATGAAACATAAAATTACTTGCTACGAGGTCCGCAAACACGAGAACCTGCCCTTCCCTTTTCCTCAATGTTTAAATGGATagagagaggggagaggggggtagagagagaggacATATCAATTTCTTACAGGTGGGGAAAAAATATCAGCCCTATTCCAAAACACTGACTTCTGAATTCGATGATGCGCGCAAGGCCCTTTAAATGCAGTTGCCTAGCCCAACCAACCAGTGTCTAGATTCAACTTCCCACCTGATCAATGTCGTCGAGTAATGAGTTAGCCCAGTTAACTGATCATTAAGAATTTACATTAGTTCCCTTCCTTGTCATCTTTATCACCTGCAGTCCCTTCCTGAGTGCTTTTCGTTCCTGCATCCACTGCTGCAGCGTCAGAAGTGGTCGAACCAGAACTTGCATTCACATTACCCGACTCTGACGGCTCAGAAGGTTTTGAAGTTTCCTCAACTGATGATTCAGCTTTAGGTCCAGTAACAATTTCATCATTGCTTATCAAAGGTTCAGAGGACGATGGAGAACATTTAGCTGCATCTGGAGATTCCGTTTGAAGCTCACCATTTGGTAGGGCATCAGATGGTTCCCCAGAGTCCGAAGTCTCCCTCCATTCAACCCACTCTGGTGGTTTGTCAGTTTCAGTGGATCCTAGTTCTGGTGAATTGTTGGGCATGCTAACTTCCGAATCTTCAGCATTTGTTCCTGGTTCTGGAGAAGATGTTGCTGTGTCAACTAAGTCATCATCTTCACCAACAATGACATCATCATCGCCACCACCATTGATTGCATTAGACTCCGCCGTATTAGGTGATGGAGAAGCAAGAGACCCAGTTGAACGATCTGTGGCAACCCTGTCGTCCTCAAATGCGAACCAGTTGGAATTTGTAAACAGAGAACCGCTGCAATTAGAACAGTAACCATGTCAAGCAGTTGAAAGCAACAGATATTAGACGTGCAAAAAACCTTTATAAGCACAATAACACCACCAGTAAAAGCCCAAAAAATCACTCAGAAGGGTAAGCTCTCTGTCACACAACCGGTGCAATAAGCTAAGGGAACAACATGGGAAGccaattattttcttcaaatttggcATTATAAGCAAAAAACCAAGGGAAAAATATGGACCGTACagagaatttttaaattagttCCCACTGTAATTGTAATTTAACCTTTAGTTCATATTGCATGTAGCATATAGACCTGGCCagtaaataaattttctttgcatgTGATCGTTATTCTTTGGCTGGACATACAGATGAAGGTGAAGGCAACCATAAAATCTCAATATTTCGTAGGAGCCAACATGCATTGACTGACCTATGTCAATGAAACTCAGCTTCCCACAAAAAACATCATACTACAATATTGTTTTGACACATATCCAATATGTAGAATCACCTACCTTTCCTGGTCATCTCCCAAACGCAGTGAGGATATGACAACTTCAGCAGATTCATCATCAAAGTAAACATCCTGTGCCAAAATTATATTGTAAGGAATGTTTCAATTTACCAACAAAAGCATTAACTATACTGCAGCTTCTTAATACTGAAAATCCCACCACTTGATTGTAATTAGAATGAATAGAGAGAACGAGAGaaagagatgatgatgatgatgcaaAAGGAACCTAGTTATGGTACTTGTTTtcctataaaaataaaattatacaaGGACATCCAGATCAACATTTCACAAAAACTCACAACCAACTCAAGTGGCaccacttttcttttcttttttcctacTGAAAGCAAAAGAAACTAGGCCCTCCTTGGGAGTGTTTCCTCCTAAATTAAAATTCCGTTCAGATGATTGCAAAGAAAGTAATGCTCATCAAATGCCAACACGTCATACTTCCAAATCGAAAAATTTTGCGAAGGCCAAAAGGCCTCTACAAAGCGCTTTTAGCAACTCAGTCCATATGTGTTCAGAAGATATTGCAATAACTAATGTTCCACTCAAGCAGAGGACTCATGCCTACAATAtcaacaaggaaaaaaaaaactcatggAATTGAGTACAAATTGACAGTATATTTGATACCTCATCATCTCGTTCAAGTGAGCCATGGCCCTGAAAAACATGAAGAGAACAATTGCTGATCAGATGAATAATCATAAAAATAGGcacaaagcaaaacaaaagatcTCAAGGGGTACCTCATCTAACTCATCGTTGCTGTAAATGCCATATCGAAAAGCCTGGCTTAAGTTATTAGCAAGGGCTGCAACATCATAATCCCTATCTTggtaatcatcatcatcactatCCCTATTTCGATCATGTAATGCTGTTGGACGCCTGTTATAATTGATTACAACACGGTTAAAAAGCCAAAACCATAAGATCGGTAGGACAGAAGAGAGTAAGAAAGGACAAAGGAAATCACATTGATAAACCAATATTGTCTCAGTGAGCTAAGAACAAACAAAGGTTTTACTAGAAAACAAACCACATGTTTTCATGTGTGTGGTATCCACTAAAAACTATATGTTATTGAGCTTTACTCAGAACATGCATTTGCAAATCAATAATAAATGTGAAAACGAAACCAACTACTTTTGTGAGGAGAAACAAACATACCCACAGGCCCACTGAAAGACATTCTCCAATGCGTTACGCTTTGATAGGACATTTGTCTGCCAATCCGTCCACTCACTGTTTTCCTGCCAAGATAATTACAACTCTAAGAATGATGTTGCCAGTGAAAGCAGTAGGCTGCACCATACTTTTTGGTAGCATTAAGTTTCTGCTATTCTGTAAAGATTAACTACATAACTCCATGCAAAAGTGACAACCAACAACCGAGATGGataaattaattgaaataGCACCTAACAAGGGGTTGCAGCATAAATGTAATCACTTTTCAACATCAAAACAGCGATAAACACTaaacaaaattccaaaaaaaatatcaattttttgATGATCAAGTAAAATATCATAGCAATGAGCCATGGAGGCGCAACCCATGTAcagagaaaacagaaaatcaCCAGAGGAAGAAAGGAAGTGGAAGGAGTCTGTGAACCTCTAAAACAACCATCTAAGACTGGGCTACAATTCATCACAGAATGCTTCACTTTTTTTCCATAAACTTTAAAGAgcaacaaatataaatataaagaaatagaaataCAAACCTGCAGGTGCGCCTGAATCTCACTATTGCTATTCCCAAGCTGAATGAGTTTGTTGGATATACGTGTTAAATGTCCAATACTCCCTATTCTGGGTTGGGGTCTACCCTCAGCAGGGACAGTTGGCtgattgaaaaacaaaacaaaataattttaaatatcaTTTCAATAAACTAAggtggaaaaaaagaaggtacaTAAATCATCTGGATGTAAggtaatattaatttaaaattcatggAACACCACCTTGTCTGAATCAGCTGCTAATGTGAAATTCTTTTCTGCTTCAAGTATTTTGCCAACAAGATTACAGTCACGAAGAAGATGTTCGACAAGAGGAGCATTCTTGCTTTCCAAACATGATACTATTATGTTCTCTATGTGGTGATGTAGAAAGTTGTTATATGGGTACCTGGAATTGTAATAGAATCAGTGAATAATGCCTTGTATTAAATCAtattttaccaaacatgaaaaattcTGAACTTACTTAAAAAATAAGTCTAAAATTCTTTGTACAGCTCCAAGACGAATCAATTCCTTCTCAGCAGCTTCACTACCAACCGTAAGTAATACTGAAATGAACTCTACAACCTGAGAAGTACCAAGTTCAAGCGTAAGAATAAAACTACAAAAACGCTCTTAAGCACACAGTGATGGTTGTAAGAACATGCAGACCAATTATAAAGAAAACCTTGTGGATAGATAGagaaattaaataaagcaTTAAGAATGCAGTTCTTGAATTAGGGCAAGGAACATTCGAGAACAAGAATTCACCTTCAACCGATGTTTTCCGAGAGGCGGTTGTAACTTTCCATATGTAGTTAACAGTGTATTGTCCACCGATGAAACATCCAACAGCTTCAGCAAATCACCTAAAGATAGAAGCCAGATCAGTATTTAGTTTCTAGTGATAGAAGATTAATTACTTCttcatgcaaaagaaaaactcttCAAATTCCTCATCGCCAGAAAAGAGGGGAAATAAATAGTAACACTCTATTCGGGCATTTCAACATGTAGGCATTAAACAAACACAAGTActataacaaataaatttaccTAGGCTCTCCAGCATGCCCACAACAGTCTCAGGATTAGCAGTAACTGTGGATCCATGAGTCATTTGACGTCCATACATATGATATGTTCCCAAAGTTAGCCTCCTAGGGTCTAACAAAGAGATGCATACCGACAATGAGTTAACAAGAGCGGACTTTGGCCGTGATTCCTCCAAAGCATGCCGAAACAATCTTCCTATAAAACTGCATAAAATATACAAATGAACTTTAACACAGAAGCTACAGCAGAAATGCATGTATAATTCAAGTCAATATGAGGATAAAACAAATGCTACCTTGGGCTGGAGATCTTAGAAGAAAGTCCAGGTGGAGCAAACCGTGTTATAGCACAAAGTGTCTCTGCTGCATTAGCATGCACTTCAGGAGAATCCTATAGAAATGATGCTGATAAGAATTTTCCCAGTAATGCTTAACGTTCTTAAAGCACAGCAAATAGACCATCTAGTatagaaaaacatatataaaaaatgaacacATAagccattttttttccttttcaaaacaGGCAATTTAAAATTGCacagccttttctttttctttagagCAATAAAGCTGCAGCAGCATCTTCCATTAACAAGGCAATAGCAAGTTCATGGTTACAACCCTTTTCTCCAAAAACTTCACACAAACTCTCATTTCAAACATGTTTaggaaaaataacaataattaaatataataaaagtaATCCCATAGGGTTGCATGGATATTCAATCTCACGAATATGTAAAATGAGTCACATACCGACGAGCTGAACTTGTCCACAATCATCTCTAGCACATCCGTATCTTGTATCCAGTGCATTGCCTCCGTATAGTTGGTATACATGTGTTCATCAGCACCAACCAGACGTATCAAAACCTGTACAACATATAAATTGAGTTTCAAGATACACCTCGCCTAACTGAGAAAAGTCAATAAAAATCACACCAATTTTTAGGAGCCAACAAATATTTCTCTTAAAGTTAGGAGTAATAATCAAATGCCATAGATGCTTcttattaaaaaagataaacaaacaaaaactcacGAAACTAATTACTGTTGTAAGAGCTTAAAAGAGTGAATTGCAGAAGCTCAATATGAAAAGGAACAAAGGTGATCTATAACCAACCTCCATGATGGATGTAATTCCAATCAGGTCAACTAGCTTCTTGACAATTTCTTGATGACCCTGGATGTGCAGTTAAGAAGAGTACATCAGCCAAAAAATACTGTAGAAAGCACATAACTTAACTCATGGAAAGCTAAAAGAGAGATCTCCTTCAAACAGAATCTTTAATGCAACAGTAAGTATCtagaattaaaatgaaaatatcagAGTATATGTCATCATAAGTAAATGCATTCGATGAAAATATActcatattttagcattcAAGAAAACATATGCTACCAAACATCTACTAGTAATGAAATATTGCGCTtcataaacaaagcattagtgcaaattaaatattaaaaactaaaTGATAACAAAGTAGAATATATGCCATAAAGTCAAAGCAGGCACACAGAGTTAATTTGAACATCCCAAACCCATAAGCATCTACCACTTCCCCGCACCTTAAAACAGGGACACACTAGATTCAACCCATTTGAGGAGAACATGCTCATCAATCATGCATGTCACAGTTATAAAGACATGCACACCCAATAACAGAATTTACAAGCACCAGACAGCACTTTTTGAATTTGCAATTCTTCTTACATAGGCACatataatttgaaaatttcattcTATTTTCCCCTTTCAATCCAACAGAATGTGCATTTAAGACACCCACTGGGCCATgccaccaaaaaaataataataattaaagtttAGCAAAAAGGATTTtcaaacagaaacaaaaaagaaataatggaCTTACCTGAATATAGGTCAGGAAAGGAACCGCCTTGCGCAACAGCAGGCAAACAACAACCTAGGATGGACAAATTAGGAAATGTAAAAACCCAGGCAATATAATACTGACATTTTTTCAcccaattttttaattttaaagaaaaaaataaaagaaaaaggggggAAATGAGGGGAAACCTCGAGTACACATATATAATCTTACATTGGCAAAATTACTTTCATGCCAAACTCTGAAGATAACGTTTAGAAGTTCAATAAAACAATACCTTGCTGAAGTACCCAGCCAAGAGTGTGCTGTG of Prunus dulcis chromosome 4, ALMONDv2, whole genome shotgun sequence contains these proteins:
- the LOC117624294 gene encoding serine/threonine-protein phosphatase 6 regulatory subunit 3; this encodes MFWRMAGLSTASPVETILDKDNFTLEELLDEDEIIQECKSLNGRLINFLRERAQVEQLIRYIVEEAPEDAEKRRTFKFPFIACEIFTCEVDIILKTLVEDEELMNLLFSFLEPNNSHSTLLAGYFSKVVVCLLLRKAVPFLTYIQGHQEIVKKLVDLIGITSIMEVLIRLVGADEHMYTNYTEAMHWIQDTDVLEMIVDKFSSSDSPEVHANAAETLCAITRFAPPGLSSKISSPSFIGRLFRHALEESRPKSALVNSLSVCISLLDPRRLTLGTYHMYGRQMTHGSTVTANPETVVGMLESLGDLLKLLDVSSVDNTLLTTYGKLQPPLGKHRLKVVEFISVLLTVGSEAAEKELIRLGAVQRILDLFFKYPYNNFLHHHIENIIVSCLESKNAPLVEHLLRDCNLVGKILEAEKNFTLAADSDKPTVPAEGRPQPRIGSIGHLTRISNKLIQLGNSNSEIQAHLQENSEWTDWQTNVLSKRNALENVFQWACGRPTALHDRNRDSDDDDYQDRDYDVAALANNLSQAFRYGIYSNDELDEGHGSLERDDEDVYFDDESAEVVISSLRLGDDQESGSLFTNSNWFAFEDDRVATDRSTGSLASPSPNTAESNAINGGGDDDVIVGEDDDLVDTATSSPEPGTNAEDSEVSMPNNSPELGSTETDKPPEWVEWRETSDSGEPSDALPNGELQTESPDAAKCSPSSSEPLISNDEIVTGPKAESSVEETSKPSEPSESGNVNASSGSTTSDAAAVDAGTKSTQEGTAGDKDDKEGN